From Quercus robur chromosome 8, dhQueRobu3.1, whole genome shotgun sequence:
TTGATCAAAAAACATATGCTCAATGCCCTATTATGTAGAAGCTTGTAAATTCTTACTatctttgatttgatttaacAAATTTACCTCAAACTTATCCACCATTTCTTAAAaggtataatttgaaattaaaaaaaaaaaaaaaaaaaaaaggttttctaTATTTCATAACAAAGAGACAAAAGAGCAAAAAATCTCTTcgaagtatgaaattttatttaagcaTTAGGAGAAATTGTTTTATAGATTAGTTAAATAGGATTTAGATAAGGTGCAATAGTTGTAGAAATATAATATAGCTATCACTTGTGTTGCtaggaaaattataaaaatatcatattggAAGGTGATGCTCTAAATGTTATTGAGCTCTTCAATAACTTAGAATTTATCTCTCATTAGAATATCAAGTCCAAATATGATAATTATAGGGATAAGGGCTCAAAATTGTATATTGGGCTTTGGGCTTTGGCTGAAACCGTTGATTGGTCCGAGGATAAATAAATGATAGTGAGAGTGTTAAGTTCAGAGCCCCCTAAATAACACGAAAGTGAAAAAGTTGGGAAAGATGGtcgaggaggaatatctcctcggatAAGCCAAGCACAGATCGAATGCATATCCTATCACTCAAAATGACATTTCAGGAAACTCCTTTGCTGGGGGCGTGCGTTACGAACATACTGGGAGAATGGGAGCTAGgaaatatctaaaataaaactgctgtcaccacattaaatgcactacagctaaCTTTCTAGTCGCATTTATgtagagaagacccctgaatagtgctGCATTGGTTATCCCAACTCATAGAGCGCAGAAAGGATGTCTAGTgagacaagcactcaagtagtaacttagatgattaacaagtgtagaaTCAAGATCATCAGAAGaaaactatataatgtaaaagacCCTCCATAAAGAAGGGATCAGAAATTTGTAAGAGGAAGCACTGTAGCAGCTTAAACTAGATCTGtaacatttttcaattaatataGACTGGAACAGACCTCCTCGGATTGGGCCGAGGACAAATTTACTTAAAGAGTTTCATTCCATCTTTGTTTGATTATCTTTTGAAATCCATCCTAACTGTTAAGTCATTCACTAGACCCTAGTTCTTCAACCTActatctacaaattcattatattgggcCTATTGAGCTTAAATCCAATCACACTTTGGGCCAAAGATCAAATCCAGTCCTTACaataatattttgtatttagctAAATCTTTTgcaaatatttctttttctcgtTTAAATAGAGAGGACAATATCCATGCTCATCTCCTTGCACAATGAGTTGCTTTTGTTTCTTAGTCTGACTAGTTGTTTCAGTTGTGAATGTTCTAAATAGAGCTGGTTCATACGCAAAACCTTTTTGTATTTCTCCTATTTCAGGACgagcaataaaatatttatgagtaaattgcaaattacacccctaaagtttggaaatgtttggattttatactctgaaatttcagaatttggattttacctcttGAAATTtagggtgtttgaattttacaccctaacatttcaaaatttggattttactttcTAAAGTTTAGTAGTGCTTGAATTTTAtacccccaaattttgaaactttagagtgtaaaataCAAACACCCCAAAACTTTAagaagtaaaatccaaacacccctaaaatataagggggtaaaatccaaattctgaaacatcaaggtgtaaaatctaaacacttcCAAACGTTAAgagataaaattcaaattatgaaatttcaagatataaaattcaatcatcccaaaatttaagggtgtaatttacaatttatccAATATTTATTTAGCCACAAAAGATACAATAGTTAGTATATTGCATGAAAGGAAAGGggcaattgttttttttatttttaaaatagaaacAAGGGGCAATTGGTCATGCAactggaatttttatttttatttttattttttggttgaaaaagaATGTGTTACGCAGTGGATTTTAGACTATGGTCAAATATAAGGACTAAACACTAACTTTATTTTAGACCATGGTCAAATATAATGACACAAACTTGGGACATATTGACCGTAGGATATGCAAAGCAATGAAGGGCAAGATCGTCATATGACACAGGCAACTACTTTCCCTTTATTACTCCAGAGGACCGATAATCAGAACATTGATATCTCACcctcttttttatcttcttcataAATATCCTACACCCACACGGCGCAAGATAGCCACGCTTTTTATCCCAAAATGGCTTCGTCTCGCCCATCGCCGCCAAAGCCTCTAGACCTGGAGCTCACAATCGTCTCCGCCAAGCACCTGAAGAACGTCAACTGGAAGAACGGCGATCTCAAGCCGTACGCCGTGTTCTGGATCGACCCGGACCGCCGCCTCGCCACCAAATCTGACGAGTCCGGGTCGACCCGACCCGTCTGGAACGAGCGGTTCACGCTCCCCCTCACGCTCCCGCTCCACGAGTCGTTCCTCACCCTCGAGATCTTCCACTCCAAGCCCTCCGAGACCCCCAAGCCCTTGGTCGGCACTCTCCGCATTTCGCTCGGCGAAATCGACAACAGCGACGACCCGACCCGGATCCGAACGTTCGTCCTCACACGCCCTTCGGGTCGTCCACAGGGGAAGATCCGGGTGAAGCTCTCGCTCCGCGAGCGGCCATTACCGCCTCCTCCGGATTACCATATAGTCCCTCCGCCTAGCTATTATTACCCCTGTGCCCCTCCCCAAACGCGCGAATACAGAGGATACTCTCCCCCGCCGTACACGTCATCGCTCCCAACTCAGTATCCCGACCCGTATTCAGGTTACTATTCTGGGTATTATTCCGGTGCTCCACCACCGCCTCTACCTCCCAGGCCTTTCTTTGATCGGCAAGCGAGTTATGGGCCTGGCGGGCCCAGTGGGCCATCTGCCCCAGTGGATTACTCGCCCTATGATCAAAAGCCCAAATCTTCCAAATTCGGGCTGGGGACGGGATTGGCTGTGGGCGCGGTGGCTGGAGCTCTCGGTGGGCTCGCTTTGGAAGAGGGAATGAAGTTCGAAGAGGAGAAGATCGCTGACAGGGTTGAGAATGACATGGCTGCTCGCGACGATTACAGCGATTATAGAAGTGACTATCGTGCCGATTATTGAATGACCTTAATCGGTGAGAGGCTAAAATAAGTTGAATTTCCGGTTTGTGATTTCGcggtatatatatatgtatatatatatgtggtgtTGAATTTGCTCTCTAGTTCAAGTACTTTTTTATTGTTGGATTGAGTATTTGAATTTTCGTCTAGTAAATAAATGATGATGGATCTTCTATATTTAATGTGGTTACCAATTTGTTAATATGCTAGATGCACTGGATTGACAAGAAGGATTAGGATTTTGTGAATGTGTTAGAatattgtgtgtgtgagttagataTATGCTAAAAAATGGGATCCAGGATCAAGTTAGCTCAGCTGATAAGTTCGAATCCCGACTAACCTAGTCATAGGTTTTAAATTCTATtatgtttataaaaaattaaaaatagaagatATGGTTTGTTACTATGTTTGATTTTCGAACATAAAAATGACAATGAGCTCTATTGCCATCAGTTGGCTGAATGCATTACTTTTATATGAATTTGGGAAGTTGACATTGGCAGCGGGATCACTTTCATCGAACTCTTTTATAGTCTCTTAGCATGTGTTttattttccttcaaaaaatGAGAACAGAAGTTAGCATTATTGGGTAAGTGTTTTGTCCTGGTCCTTGGGTTGATAAGGAACAAGAAGAGTGGAGAATTGTCAtggttaaaaatattattgcgTTCTGGGGTCTACTACtctggttcctttttttttttgagttgaaGACTGAACATGAACATGGAAGACGTATCTTCCCCAGTTTTGTGTGGGATTTAAACTTGGGTGGGTGATGACTTTGAGTTCCACTTAGGTACAATGATTGTTCAAGTAAGTAGATAATGAGTCCATGAGGAAAGGAATGACTATGTTCGTTGAGCCACCATGGTTCAATATCTATAGATGCATTAAGGCTAGGAAGCATGGACATTTCATTTGGGGTGCTGTACCTGTGTCATACCGGTGTTGTACCCACTGTGTCAtgttctaattttcaaaaattgcctgTGTCGCTGTGTTGTATCCGTGTCCGTGCTTCCTAGCTTTAAAGCTTCTTGAAGGTTTcctcttttctgttttttgtgCTTTGCTGATGGGTTTTGCACCTATATTTATTTGGTTATCTTTTTTCGTCTTCAGTAAGTTAATAGGGtgattttctttataaaataataggttAATTAGTGCCTTTACACATGTCAGATCATGAGTCATTGAAACAATAGTATGAAAGTGACTCTATACTTGTATATTGGACTGCTAATTCATCTAAATCCTGCAATTAATAATTAGATTTAGTTTACTAGATTGTCATGTCAGGTTGGGTggtctatatatatgtattgcgCATTCCACCTCCATCAAATGAGGCATCAGtaatttacttatcaaaaaaaaaaaaaaaatgtggcatTGGTGATTTCTTGATCCATAGCTATACCTTCTGCAGTGCAACTTTGCGGCAGGTAGTTTGGATTTTCTGTGTTTATTGGTTTGAACTGGTGGCAGTGCTCAGGAAATAAGTGACATTTACAATTATTGTGCTACTGGGGAGAATTGACACCCAGGAACTAAAATTGCAATTGCACCTGAAATTTGTTCATGCATATGATATCCTAACTACAGTTTTGTTGTATCTTGGCCTCCTCCCcccttctcttttctctcctgTTCCTCTCTATTTTCATCCTATCTGTATTCCTGTTCTGCTGATACGCCCAAAATCTTTAATGTAGTTTAGTAATGTTGGTCTGGGCCACTGCCTAATCTGCTTAAAAGCAATACAAGATGGAAATGGAGGTAAAGGTTGGtgaacaaaaatagaaatgggACGTAAAGGTTGTGTAGAGTTCAAGAAAGGGTTTTGTCTACATGTATTGCTGGTTCTAGAGACTAGGTAGTGCGGGATGAAATGTATTTATCTGGCCGACTGGTATGAATAATGGAATCCTAAGGGAAAGCTTGAAATATAATGGGATTTCAAGTCAGGGCAGAAGGGGTACTGTTAGGCATGTGGATGATGAAAATTGAGCTCTAGAATTAATGGGCTGGAGTTCATTTTGATGTTGGGGGATTGGTTAAGTGGTTGCTTGTTATAGGTGGTGGCAGTATTTCTGAAATGGAAAATTTCATAGTTATCGATAACTTTGTAAAAAGGTATAAACAGATTATAATGCTCTGTTGgagattcatttattttgttgaaattgaaaatcttTTATTGAAACTACtgtaaaggtaaaagttagctgaaatagtacagtaagactcatgaatagtatcaaaaagtagggcatatgaatagtagcaaaaataagttgaataataaaataagcgaatccaaatagacccttaggCCCTTAACTGTGGATGTTGAAGAAAATTGAGCTCTAGAgttagggtgagtttggtttagggtgagtttggttcgaCTTTCAAAAGttgaactttttgaaaaagttaagttttcaaaaagtgcataatgaaaaagtgttttttcaaaaagctgagtgttaggtaaaaactgttaaaaagtgctttttgaaaaagttgagtgtttggctagcactatAAAAGTTGCAGTTTGAggggtaaattaccaaaaaggacaatgtatatataaggagtttatttcatacttaaatcaactatttcatatacttactaaaaaaaaaaaaataataatatatataattggtattattttaataatgtttaggtaatttttcttttttagtgtcataattatttgttattaccaTTATTGACTTCTTATCAATAttattaaatctaaataattttcatcatcatgaagcacaaaatgaaaatgtaaaaagataaaatatacaCCAATAATCCAAGattaaattgtactacataaaaatgtaaaaaaatatgataaaatacataccaataacccaagtttaaattgtactacataatattaaaaaaaaaaaaaagacaactacTAATTATTATCCTCCCAAATGGAATTAGCAATGGAATCACGAAGAACCACCATCGCAGGGTCTGTTAAAGTTCCTGAATTTTGCTCATAACTGCTACCTGCTTCACTATAATTGGTCCTTATCATAGTTTAGACCGGTCTCATTACAAAATTTGGTCACCAAATTGACCCAACCTTTGGTACTAAAGCCAGCACCTTTTGTTCTATTCCCGGCTTGAATTTGTTCCACACAAATGTTACAAAAGGTAGTTGTCCACGTTGGATTAATATCCCAGTCTGCTCTAGCCTTTTTTACCTCAGAGTTGGAAGTAGTCTTTTTACCCATCTATAAAGTTAACCAACcataagaaatgcaaaaaatagaatTCCAGCCGGGAATGCAAAAAATAGAatgcaaaaaatagaattataaTCATCCATGTTGCAGCTTGGACTAGCTGCCAGTGCAGTGTGCAGCCCAAGCTGCACACAGTGCAGCAGCCAGTGCAGCTTGGGCTGCTGCACTGGGCTGCACACAGGTGCAGCAGCTAGTCTAGCTGCTGCACTGTGTGCAACCCAGTGCAGCAGCCCAAGCTGCACTGGCTGCTGCACTGTGTGCAGCTTGGGCTGCACACTGCACTGGTGCAGCAGCTAGACCAGCTGCTGCACTGTGTGCGGgtcctcttcttcatcatcatccatcTATAATTACTAACAAAAAAAGGGAGTTGTCTTAAGTTACTGactataattatttcattttagtttGCAAGGTACTATGAAATAATACTAGTGCAAGGCTATAATAATGTCCAAGAGGTTAATTCTTatcattttattacaatttgTAATATTTGTCCACACCATTATAGACTTTTACTTCGTGATTACTCTGTACAACCTCCTTGGCTCCATTACCTTTCCTATACGGCCATTAATGAATACGAAATATCAAATTTAGTAAAAAACCTTACTAGTTTATGTTAAATTCAAGGACCAAAATTAGAAAGATTCCTTAAAACCAATCACAAGTTAGACCCAAAaaggataaaaacaaaaactaaaatttacatAGAACTAATTTCAGTTCATGCTAATAacagataaataaaaagattatgCATACCAgcaacaacaacatctctaccatCCATTTCCAATCAACACCCCATCAGCACTTCACCATGCAGCAACCAACAAAGCCAATATTCCACAATGTCACATACACAACGAACCATATCAACCAGtatcaaaaatatttatatttcttctgAAAATtattctttccttctcattctttatatttctaaaatacccaaatcatactaataaaatacccaaatcaGATATCGCATGAGACAGAGCAtccacaaaaacacaaataaaaaataaataaattacgaAGCATGTACCCATAAAGCTTTTTCAGTACCCGGCAAGAGAACAAATATATCTTTAGCAAGAACAAAGCATGCAAGATctgaaaattctttttttcagcttggtaaaaaaaaaaaaaatttcagatcaaTGTTGGTACCTGGTGGCTTTGGGTAGCAGATCCGTGTTGCTTGGggttttttttatcaaaactcTATCTGCAAAATGTATTTCTCAGATCAGattagacaaataaaaaaaaaaaaaaattacagaggAAGGCCCGttgaagaagacgaagaaagaagaagaagaggaagaagatttTCAACGgatgacaaaagaaaagagagacttACGCGCGGAAAGTTGTTACTTGTAGCAGCACAAAGATGAGAGGAACGAAGGAGCTTGCGCAGAGCAGAGAGACCCAAAGTGAAATGAAGTGCCTGTGCGATCTCTGAAGACATGAGCATTTGAAGGGTAATTTCGTAATTGCCTGCTCACCCCAACGGATACCCCAAAACGCCCAAGGACTTTTGGAAAATGGACCTGATGCTTCGCATAAGGACTGATGCGCGTTCAGGGCGTTTTTTAAAACGCAACTTTTGACCCAAAGTTGCGTTTTGTAATAACCAAACGCAATTTTTGGGCCAGCGTTTtgcaaaacgcaacttttaagCTCTAAAAGTTGAACCAAACGGGTACTTAGtcttttgtaaaagtgcataatgaaaaagtggagttttgttaaaagtgcataatgaaaaagtagagtttcaaaaaactgagtgtttggtaaaaactgttaaaaagtgcataatgaaaaaactgagtgtttggctagcacttataaaagcggtcgtttgagggataaattaccaaaaatgacaatgtatatataagggaatttatttcatacttttttttttttgttggatgtgagtttatttcatacttattaaatcatctatttcatatacttactaaataataataataataataataataataatatattattattggtattattttaataatgtttgggcaatttttcctttttagtgtcataattatttgttattactaaTAATGActtcttattaatattaattaaatctaaataattttcatcatcatgaagcacaaaataaaaatgtaaaaagatgataaaatatacaccaataatctaagtttaaattgtactacataaaaatgtaaaaacatataaaatacatatcaataacctaagtttaaattgtacaacacaaaaatgtaaaaaagatgataaaatacataccaataacccaagtttaaattgtactatatgatattataaaaaaaaaaaaaaaaaaaagacaactacTAATTATTATCCCTCCAAATGAAATTAGCAATGGAATCACGAAGAACCACCATCGCAGGGTCTGTTAAAGATCCTGAGTTCTGCTCATAACTATTATCTGCTTCACTATTATGTTCTCTTCTAGAAATTGAATCTCGATTGGCGTTTATGAAGCCCCTATCATCCCTATCATTTAGTCTAACAAAATTATGAAGAGCCATAGTAGCAGATACAATAAGTATTTGGATATGGAATAGAAAAGATGGCATGTTTCTgataattttacatttattcTTCCACACACCAAAAGTGCGCTCAATCGTACATCGAAGAGATGAGTGAGCATGATTAAATTTTTCATGTCTAGTTCTAGGGCTTTCACCTCTCCTTCGAAAGTCTTGAAGATGGTATGATATCCCCTTGTATGGTGCCAAATAGCCTTTCATCATTGGGTATCCAGAATCAACTACATAATATttccctagaaaaaaaaatttaattggattaacACACTCATACAATATGTCATTATAATGAACAATTGATTAACCAATTACAAACCTGGTGGTGGGTGCGGAAAGTTGTTACTCTGTTTACGAATAGtatcaagaaaaatgtgagtgTCGTGTGCTGCATCTTCCCATTCAGGCAAAACAAATATGAATAACATATCAAAGTCACATGCAGTCATCACATTTTGGGTTGGATATCCCTTTCTTCCAAAGTATGGAATGGACTTCTCAGTAGGTACAACTGCTGTCACATGTGTGCCATCAATTGCACTGATGCaatcctaataaaaatattaatagtttTCAGTTCCACATGCATTGTATTATCTTATAGACAATAACACTTATTCAAATATACAATAGTACACATACTTTGAAATGTGGCCAATAAATTGGATGGTCTTGTATTTTGGTTGGAACTTCACTAAAAGTTGGATCCGAAGGTTTTACATATGTAGCTGCAAAGCGAGCACCAACAGAGTGATCATCTTCTCAAAATGTCTACTTATGGTTTCACCCGAATGCTGAAATATTTCTTGAACCATTCGGTTACATGTTCCATGACCAAGTATCAGTAAATAGATTGTCATTGACTCTTCTAACCTTATATTCCTTGAATGTTGAAGTCCAAAGTCACGTTGTAaaacttgacaaaaattaagaaacaccTCATTTTTCATTCTAAACATGTTGTAACACAATTTCTCATTACCTTCCATACAACGTCTCACCCAAGCCCACCCTGTTTGTTCAAAATTATAACAAGGAGTCTTATTAATGTACTTATTGAAATATGTCACAATTGCTACACAGGTAACTGCCACAAGCTAGTAAAACTCCTCATCAGAATCATCGttactatcatcatcatcagaatcaCTGTCACTactctcaccatcatcatcatcatcatcattgttatcACCATCATTATTATTGTCAGCATTATTATAATCATCACCATCATGATAATCACAGTAATTTCTGTAATCCTCATCCATTAATAGTTCCATAAAATTGTCATTCTCATGAGTACCATTATAATCATCCATATTGGTTTAGGCTACACAACAAAGTAACAAATAATCAACCATTGCTAATACTTAATATAAATCAACATAATAATCAACAAAGTAACAAAAGGTGTAACAGTTGACTAGAAACACGTTGCATACCAACACAATTCAGAACATCAAGTACATAACACTGTAACAGTTGCTTCAAATGTGTTTACATTACATATATATTAGTCCAAAGCTAATACTAAATATTACATAACTTAGTTTAAAGTTAATACAACATAACTAATACAACATAAAGCTAATATTAGTCGTAAGCTAATACAACATAGAGTTAATATTAGTCCTAAGCTAATACAGAGTACCACATAAGGTTGGTCACTTCTTTTGGTTCTAACAAATCATTCCTTGTAGCCACTCCAGCTGTGACTCTAGCTCCTTGAAAGTTAGGAACATCTCCCTACATGACCTTTTTAGTAAGATAAAGGAAGCTTGAACCACGAACTTACTATCCACTCTAGGAAGTGCTCTCACAATCGTCATGACATTATCAATTGAACTTGGTGACTCTCGAGAAGTACCTTCAGACTTATTCTGACATACAGTTATTAATTGACTAATACGATTGTCCAACATTGCAGCTTctcctatcttcttctttttcttctgtgAGGGTATCGATTCACTAGTTCGCTTTTGTCCTGAACTACGTAATTGACTAGTATGTCTTTGCTGCAAACTATCAATGTCTAAACTCATGTCACATTGATCATCCTTAAATTCGGAGCTACCATTTGAATCACCAGCACCTTCTTGTGGCATTGTTGGAGGGAGTGTATTTGAAGAAGGGGTCCATGTAGCTACTCCAGTTGCTGCAACATTCCTAAACATTATATCAAGTTGTTCTAGATTCTGTAGACCTTTCTCTCGAAATTTTTTAGCTTTGGGTAATTCCTACAAACTGTAATTGTAATTTcactcatataataataatataaaaaaactatcTCCAACTAactacatattaataaaatactcAACTCACCTTCAACTTCCGGATCCACCAATCATCAGTAGCACGAATCGTTCCCTTCACTGCATCCTAACCTAAATGTGTGTCAAGATTCCTCAATTGTTCCCACACTCTCCAATCACCTTTTAATACATCCCAGCTACTTTTTAATTAGTCTCTATCATAGTTTTGACCGGTCTCATCACAAAATTTAGTCACTAGATTGGTCCAACCTTCGGTACTAAAGGCAGCACCTCTATTTCTATTCCCGAGTTGAATCTGTTCCATACAAAGGTTACAAAAAGTAGTTGTCCAGCTTGGATTATTATCCCATAATGCTCTAGCCTTTTTTGCCTCGGGGTTGGAAGTTGTGTTTTTACCCATCTATAAAGTTAACCAGTGAAGTTGAAGCATATTAGCAAAGCCATAAAAACAAGCCAATGAGTAGTTACAATAGAAAAAGGCTTTTCAGAAATAACTGAACATTCCCggaaataataacaaaatctaaacaaaaataagtaGACGGTACTcaataatttccccaaatcTCTCAATACACATTGTCATCCACAGgcaaaaacaactaaacaatCCTCCTGCCTATATACAGTACAAAAACACTACAATACTATTAATATTTGAAACCTCCACCTTCTCTCTAGTCCCTACTGATGTTATAATTTGATTAACTAGTAGTGCAGAAACTAACATTAACTCTGACTTAACaatcattttctttccattttttcaGCAATCAGACAGAtgccaaaaaataaaccaaacaaaatgaGACTCGAAACAAAGCAAATATTGAACAAAatcaagcaaacaaaaaaactaatcatTATTAAACTTTGTCTCTACAATCCTAACCAATCACAGccactgtttggttgctgagaaacaCTAGAACAGGGCCAAGgacacattttcttagcaaaaGGCAAAGCTAAGCCTAGCATTCTCTGCTCAAAGCTGTAAATTTGCTTATAAGAAATGCACACTGAGAAATGTAATTTAACGCTTCGAACCATCAACTGTCAAATGTAATTTAGCTAACTTCACCCATTCATATTGAGAAATTTCTTAAACCCAAGGAGGGAAACAATCACAACCTTAGTTTTTTACATCAAAAGTATCTAGTTTCCTAAACAGATAGGCTTATACATAAATTATACTATAATAGCTAAGATAATTTTCACAATGATGATGGAAAAACTGAAGCTTTCAACGATAATTTTCTCCTCTGATTTTCAGACCCCAAAcccaaacttttttcttttttctattagaATTATGAGCTACAAGTCTACAAACCATTCATAGCAAGATTCAAACCACTGTAAATTccaatcaacaaaaacaaataactaaacaagtaaagaaacaaTATCCATTAATCTATTTCTGGGTTGCCgagaaaacaaatcaaacactcGGTAAAAAAAGCATGTACCCACAAATGTTTTCAGTACCCGGCAAGAGAACAAAGAGATCATTAGCAAGAACAAAGCATGCaagatctgaaatttttttccccacactcggtaaaaaaaaaaaaaaaaaaaaattcaaatcagtGTTGGTACCTGGTGGTTTTTGGGAGCAGATTAGTGTTGCTTGGTGTTTTGTTGATCAAATCTCTACCTTCAATAActgagaaatcaaaacccagatccatgagaaatcaaccaaagaacagagaaatcaaaaccaacccAGACCCATGAGAATCaaccaaagaacagagaaatcaaaacaacccatacccatgagaaatcaacccaaagaacacacagaaaaattattacccaaaacacaaaccacaaTCCAAAACTATAGAAATCAAATAGCACAAATAAGTCCACAAACCCAAGATTTATGAGACCAAAAGAGATAgaacactaaaaacaaaaatagcgATACCCAAACCCACGACCAAACAATCATAAACACGCAGAAagacagagagaaagaaagaagaagaggaagacgaaGAAAGACAGAGCAGAGAGACTTACGGAGAGGGCAGAGCAGAGAGAAGAGATGGGAGGTGTGAGAGGAGCTTCGTGAAAAGggcagagagatgagatgagggGCGTGAGGCTTCAGGCGTTGAGAGAACTGATGAATTTTATGGGTATTTTCGTAATTCCATCATCAGCCAATGGTAACAGATCAAACGCGCAGTGCGCGTTTTGATTTATGGACCTCCTGAGGTTCATAAATTTTGCGCGTTTATACCTCGTTTTTGGCCTatgcccaaaacgcaacttttatcaaaaagttgcATTTTGGGCTGAGCCAAACGCAATTTTCCTCCA
This genomic window contains:
- the LOC126697668 gene encoding protein SRC2 homolog, translated to MASSRPSPPKPLDLELTIVSAKHLKNVNWKNGDLKPYAVFWIDPDRRLATKSDESGSTRPVWNERFTLPLTLPLHESFLTLEIFHSKPSETPKPLVGTLRISLGEIDNSDDPTRIRTFVLTRPSGRPQGKIRVKLSLRERPLPPPPDYHIVPPPSYYYPCAPPQTREYRGYSPPPYTSSLPTQYPDPYSGYYSGYYSGAPPPPLPPRPFFDRQASYGPGGPSGPSAPVDYSPYDQKPKSSKFGLGTGLAVGAVAGALGGLALEEGMKFEEEKIADRVENDMAARDDYSDYRSDYRADY